From Anaeromicrobium sediminis, a single genomic window includes:
- a CDS encoding sensor histidine kinase has translation MGNTVFKKLLYFYFVIILLSFLILGIAFSQLFSSYYFNRQEKVLLNEGKKINYLVIDYLNNDITNERLKLELQAVEKFLNTRIWIINKQGIIYGVSGDDEEWIGKQITATEMLQVLEGKIITKKGMYHENETVPLLTVGMPIYINGEVSNAIIMHTPLYEVTNVIGEVHKMVIISMSITFVGAFILLWIVSKKISYPLKRLVIGAEKISYGDFSYRIEIEEEGEVGKVIDTFNKMTEKLGEIEKNRKSFISAVAHELRSPLTLIKGFAQGMVDGTIEERDHPKYLDIILRETRRLNALITNLLDIQRMESGKYPINKSEFNMNELISRTLIRYEEEIEKNNIEVQLDLEDNIYVCADKDSIQQVLINLVDNAIKFMKEDPVLTIKTKKKGNKCKVIIRDNGIGISKENIQNIWEEFYKEDKSRNRNKKGTGLGLHIVKKIIDIHNEKIEIKSEVGVGTYFVFYLQLHKNN, from the coding sequence ATGGGAAATACAGTATTTAAGAAGTTGTTATATTTTTATTTTGTAATAATACTTTTATCCTTTTTAATACTTGGAATAGCTTTTTCCCAATTATTTAGTAGTTATTATTTCAATAGACAAGAAAAGGTATTACTAAATGAAGGGAAGAAGATAAACTATCTAGTTATAGATTATTTAAATAATGATATAACTAATGAAAGATTAAAATTGGAATTACAGGCAGTGGAGAAATTTTTAAATACAAGAATATGGATTATTAATAAACAAGGAATCATATATGGCGTATCGGGAGATGATGAGGAGTGGATAGGAAAGCAGATTACGGCAACGGAAATGCTACAAGTTTTAGAAGGCAAAATAATAACTAAAAAGGGTATGTATCATGAAAATGAAACAGTTCCACTATTAACGGTGGGAATGCCCATATATATAAACGGGGAAGTGAGTAATGCCATAATAATGCATACACCCCTATATGAAGTTACTAATGTTATAGGAGAAGTTCATAAGATGGTTATAATTTCTATGAGCATAACCTTTGTAGGAGCTTTCATATTATTGTGGATAGTTTCAAAGAAAATATCCTATCCATTAAAGCGATTAGTAATAGGGGCAGAAAAAATATCCTATGGAGATTTTTCTTATAGAATAGAAATTGAGGAAGAAGGAGAAGTTGGTAAGGTAATAGATACTTTTAATAAAATGACTGAAAAATTAGGAGAGATAGAAAAGAATAGAAAAAGCTTCATATCAGCAGTGGCCCATGAATTGAGATCACCCCTTACCCTAATAAAAGGATTTGCCCAAGGAATGGTAGATGGCACTATTGAAGAGAGGGATCATCCTAAATACTTGGATATAATCTTGAGAGAAACTAGGAGACTTAATGCTTTAATCACAAATTTATTGGATATACAAAGGATGGAGTCTGGAAAATATCCTATAAATAAAAGTGAATTTAATATGAATGAGTTGATAAGTAGGACATTAATAAGATATGAAGAGGAAATAGAAAAAAATAATATTGAAGTACAATTAGATTTAGAGGATAATATATACGTTTGTGCAGATAAGGATTCAATTCAACAAGTACTAATTAATTTAGTGGATAATGCTATTAAATTTATGAAAGAAGATCCTGTACTTACTATTAAAACTAAGAAAAAAGGTAATAAATGCAAAGTTATAATAAGGGACAACGGCATTGGCATTAGCAAAGAAAATATACAAAATATATGGGAAGAATTTTACAAAGAGGATAAATCTCGAAACAGAAATAAAAAGGGCACTGGTCTGGGACTTCATATAGTAAAGAAGATTATAGATATACACAATGAGAAAATAGAAATAAAGTCAGAAGTGGGTGTGGGAACATACTTTGTATTCTACCTTCAACTACATAAGAATAATTAG
- a CDS encoding DUF2156 domain-containing protein encodes MFEKKISLEDKDLFEKYIYNNNHETSGLSFASLYMWKDINDIHYEIINNHLCIRALNYLTEEGKPQHFIFPPLPVGEYDSDTFNDTLKILEKNFKKDNQNLTIKLAPEKYINYFKETNNSNVLIKEDRENFDYAYLSDNLATLKGRKYQSKRNHLNYFYRNYSFEYRPLTKDLMEECIHLNDSLIENKTFENDMAEELMSHERKAIEEALYNMDTLGCRGGAILINDKVEAFTLGYKINPDMMVVHIEKANPSIRGLYQAINQQFVQNECTDVTYINREEDMGLESLRRAKLSYRPDKMIKKFDIEFK; translated from the coding sequence ATGTTTGAGAAAAAGATTTCATTAGAAGATAAAGATTTATTCGAGAAATATATATATAATAACAACCATGAGACTTCAGGTTTAAGCTTTGCAAGCTTGTATATGTGGAAGGATATAAATGATATTCACTACGAAATAATAAATAATCATCTTTGTATTAGGGCTCTTAATTATTTAACAGAAGAAGGAAAACCACAACATTTCATATTCCCACCCCTTCCAGTCGGTGAATATGATTCAGATACATTTAATGATACTTTAAAAATATTAGAAAAAAATTTCAAAAAAGATAATCAAAATTTAACTATAAAACTTGCTCCTGAAAAATATATTAATTACTTTAAAGAAACTAACAATAGTAATGTATTAATAAAAGAGGACAGAGAAAATTTTGATTATGCCTATTTAAGTGATAATTTAGCTACTTTAAAGGGACGAAAGTATCAGTCTAAAAGAAACCATCTAAACTACTTTTATAGAAACTATTCCTTTGAATATAGACCATTAACAAAGGATTTAATGGAAGAATGTATTCATTTAAATGATAGTTTAATAGAAAATAAAACCTTTGAAAATGATATGGCTGAGGAATTAATGTCACATGAAAGAAAGGCTATAGAAGAAGCCCTTTATAACATGGATACACTAGGTTGCAGGGGTGGAGCAATTCTAATAAATGATAAAGTTGAGGCCTTCACTTTAGGATATAAAATAAATCCAGATATGATGGTAGTCCATATTGAAAAGGCTAACCCTTCTATTAGAGGATTATATCAGGCTATCAACCAACAATTTGTTCAAAATGAATGTACCGATGTAACTTATATAAATAGGGAAGAAGACATGGGATTAGAAAGTCTAAGACGTGCAAAGCTTTCCTATAGACCTGATAAAATGATTAAAAAGTTTGATATTGAATTTAAGTAG
- a CDS encoding cysteine-rich small domain-containing protein: protein MSENYKFNQNRKCEYFPCHKVSDPEKFNCLFCYCPLYMLKENCGGNFKYNNGIKDCSGCLVPHGPNGYDHVMSKMGDVIRIGSERE from the coding sequence ATGAGTGAGAATTATAAGTTTAACCAAAATAGAAAATGTGAATATTTCCCATGTCATAAGGTAAGTGATCCTGAAAAGTTTAATTGTCTATTTTGTTATTGCCCACTATATATGTTAAAAGAAAATTGTGGTGGTAATTTTAAATACAATAATGGCATAAAGGACTGTAGTGGATGTCTTGTGCCCCATGGGCCTAATGGATATGATCATGTTATGTCTAAAATGGGAGATGTAATTAGAATAGGAAGCGAAAGAGAATAG
- a CDS encoding response regulator transcription factor, which translates to MKKILVVDDDINICELIGLYLRKEGYEIVFAHDGKSAIDVLAKERPNLVILDIMLPEMDGWDVCTEMKKISDIPIIMLSAKGDTFDKVLGLKLGADDYMVKPFEPRELIARIDAVLRRTYGSTVSTKSISLPDLYIDLDKYIVRIDDEDMKLPKKEMELLYFLVKNKGKVFTREQLIDNIWGIDFFGDTRTIDVHIKRLREKLSNLSDKYNIKTIWGVGYKFEII; encoded by the coding sequence ATGAAGAAAATATTAGTTGTGGATGATGATATAAATATTTGTGAGTTAATAGGACTCTATTTAAGAAAAGAAGGATATGAAATTGTATTTGCCCATGATGGTAAAAGTGCCATAGATGTGTTAGCGAAGGAAAGACCTAATTTAGTTATACTAGATATAATGCTTCCAGAGATGGATGGTTGGGATGTATGTACAGAAATGAAGAAAATAAGTGACATTCCAATAATAATGTTAAGTGCAAAGGGAGATACCTTTGATAAGGTATTAGGATTAAAATTAGGAGCTGACGATTACATGGTCAAGCCCTTTGAACCTAGAGAACTTATAGCCAGAATAGATGCGGTCTTAAGACGAACATACGGCTCTACTGTGTCTACTAAAAGTATAAGTCTTCCAGATTTGTATATAGATTTAGATAAATATATAGTTAGAATAGATGATGAAGATATGAAATTGCCTAAAAAGGAAATGGAGTTATTATACTTCTTAGTTAAAAATAAGGGTAAAGTATTCACAAGAGAACAGCTCATAGATAATATATGGGGAATAGATTTCTTTGGAGATACAAGGACTATAGATGTACATATAAAAAGATTAAGGGAAAAGTTATCTAATCTAAGCGATAAATATAATATAAAGACCATATGGGGTGTAGGGTATAAATTTGAAATAATATAA
- a CDS encoding heavy metal translocating P-type ATPase: MVGIKLPKVISPDYNPKNFALVQLILTIPILYSGKKFYISGFPAIIRRSPNMDSLVALGTSAALVYGIYAIYKIFTGNMHFVHDLYFESAGVIIALISLGKYLEENSKNKTSQAIKKLAGLSAKEALVIEGDREILIPIDEVQVGDLVRIKPGEKIPVDGEIVKGSTYVDESMLTGESIPVKKEIGHAVAGGTVNGNHMVDIKATRVGEETALAQIIKLVEEAQGSKAPIAKLADVISSYFVPTVFVIALVAGIGWYIATSDLEFSLSIFISVLVIACPCALGLATPTAIMVATGKGAEYGILIKGGEVLETMHKIDTIVFDKTGTITLGKPKVTDIITSMDEEEFIKIIASSEKGSEHPLGKAIVEYALDKNIELLPVENLEAISGFGIEVYMDNKHVLIGNDKLMKKYNIDMEKISVEKYLKEGKTPVYVAIDNIYKGALFIADVIKENSKYTVDKLKEAGIEVIMLTGDNKITAESIGKKVGIDRVLSEVLPKDKTDEIARIQEEGKIVAMVGDGINDAPALTKAHVGIAIGSGTDVAIESADIVLMKSDLKDLLISIGLSKATIKNIKQNLFWAFFYNILGIPLAAGIFYIFGGPKLNPMFAALAMSFSSVSVVTNALRLKSFKLKERGENKMEKKIYINGMMCGHCQKHVNDGLSKIPGIDKVDVNLEEKYALIETSSNVDDTVKEVVADLGYEVVKIENL, from the coding sequence ATGGTGGGAATTAAGCTTCCAAAGGTTATAAGTCCTGATTATAATCCTAAAAACTTTGCTTTAGTTCAATTAATATTAACTATTCCCATATTATATTCTGGAAAGAAATTTTATATAAGTGGATTTCCAGCAATAATAAGAAGAAGTCCAAATATGGATTCTCTAGTGGCTCTTGGAACTAGTGCTGCATTAGTATATGGTATATATGCCATATATAAAATATTTACTGGAAATATGCACTTTGTCCATGATTTATATTTTGAATCGGCAGGGGTTATAATAGCATTAATATCCCTAGGAAAATATCTAGAGGAAAATAGTAAAAATAAGACTTCCCAAGCCATTAAAAAGTTAGCAGGTCTATCTGCCAAGGAAGCTTTAGTAATAGAAGGGGACAGAGAAATATTAATTCCCATAGATGAAGTTCAAGTGGGAGATCTGGTAAGAATAAAACCAGGAGAAAAGATTCCAGTAGACGGTGAAATTGTTAAAGGTAGCACTTATGTGGATGAATCCATGCTTACAGGTGAAAGTATACCTGTTAAAAAGGAGATAGGTCACGCAGTAGCAGGAGGAACAGTAAACGGAAATCATATGGTAGATATTAAAGCTACTAGGGTAGGAGAAGAAACGGCCCTGGCCCAGATTATTAAACTGGTGGAAGAGGCCCAAGGATCAAAGGCACCCATAGCAAAACTTGCAGATGTGATTTCATCCTATTTTGTACCTACTGTATTTGTTATAGCATTAGTGGCTGGTATAGGTTGGTATATTGCAACTTCAGATTTAGAGTTTTCCTTGAGTATATTCATATCTGTACTAGTTATAGCATGTCCATGTGCTTTAGGATTAGCTACACCAACGGCCATAATGGTTGCTACGGGAAAGGGAGCAGAATATGGTATATTGATAAAAGGTGGAGAAGTTCTAGAAACTATGCACAAAATAGATACTATAGTATTTGATAAAACGGGAACAATCACTTTGGGAAAACCAAAGGTCACTGACATAATCACTTCCATGGATGAAGAAGAATTCATAAAAATAATTGCATCTAGTGAAAAGGGTTCAGAACATCCCCTTGGTAAAGCCATAGTAGAATATGCATTAGATAAGAATATAGAATTGCTTCCCGTAGAAAATTTAGAGGCCATATCAGGATTTGGTATAGAAGTATATATGGATAATAAGCATGTTCTTATTGGAAATGATAAATTAATGAAAAAATATAACATAGATATGGAAAAAATATCTGTTGAAAAATATCTGAAAGAAGGAAAAACACCAGTATATGTGGCAATAGATAATATATATAAGGGTGCGCTATTCATAGCAGACGTCATAAAGGAAAATAGTAAATATACAGTAGATAAATTAAAAGAAGCTGGAATTGAAGTTATAATGTTAACAGGAGACAATAAAATAACTGCTGAAAGTATAGGTAAGAAAGTTGGCATAGATAGGGTTTTATCAGAAGTATTGCCTAAGGATAAGACTGATGAAATAGCTAGGATTCAAGAAGAAGGCAAAATAGTTGCCATGGTAGGAGATGGCATAAATGATGCACCTGCTTTAACTAAAGCCCATGTGGGAATTGCCATTGGTTCAGGTACAGATGTGGCCATTGAATCGGCCGATATAGTTTTAATGAAAAGTGACTTAAAGGATCTACTCATTAGTATTGGTCTAAGTAAAGCTACCATAAAGAATATAAAACAGAATCTATTTTGGGCATTTTTCTACAACATTTTAGGAATTCCACTGGCAGCAGGTATATTTTATATATTTGGGGGACCTAAGTTAAACCCCATGTTTGCAGCCTTGGCCATGTCATTTAGTTCCGTATCTGTTGTGACTAATGCACTTAGACTTAAAAGTTTTAAACTAAAAGAAAGAGGGGAAAATAAAATGGAGAAGAAAATATATATTAATGGTATGATGTGTGGACATTGTCAAAAGCATGTAAATGATGGATTAAGTAAAATACCAGGAATAGATAAGGTTGACGTAAACTTAGAAGAAAAGTATGCTTTAATAGAGACTAGTAGCAATGTAGATGATACAGTTAAAGAAGTAGTGGCAGATTTAGGATATGAGGTAGTAAAAATAGAAAACCTGTAG
- a CDS encoding YhcN/YlaJ family sporulation lipoprotein: MKNKYVFILLIFVLLIGTFGACTREGAQKPINNRQLRDDEINNRRLRDDEINNRPLRDAEMRNRPDTVLPDQNNDTEERMIEKINNIPEVDATSVILSDRNAYVAVRLKDGVNNSTRLNLLETEIKNIVKREDPKVANVYFSAEEGTIGKLRKYENENIRNGTLIPEIESLFKSPIKNMTGPGTDM; this comes from the coding sequence ATGAAAAATAAATATGTATTTATTTTATTAATATTCGTTTTATTAATAGGAACATTTGGTGCATGTACTAGAGAAGGTGCTCAAAAACCTATTAATAATCGACAATTAAGAGATGATGAAATTAACAATCGACGATTAAGAGATGATGAGATTAACAATCGACCATTAAGAGATGCTGAAATGAGAAATAGACCTGACACTGTTTTGCCAGATCAAAATAATGATACAGAAGAAAGAATGATTGAAAAAATAAACAATATTCCAGAAGTAGACGCTACAAGTGTAATACTAAGTGACAGAAATGCTTATGTGGCAGTAAGGCTAAAAGATGGAGTAAACAATTCAACTAGATTAAATTTATTAGAAACAGAAATAAAAAATATTGTAAAAAGAGAAGATCCTAAAGTGGCAAATGTATACTTTTCAGCAGAAGAAGGCACAATTGGAAAATTAAGAAAATATGAGAATGAAAATATTAGAAATGGAACCTTAATACCTGAAATAGAATCCTTATTTAAATCACCCATAAAAAACATGACAGGACCAGGTACTGATATGTAA
- a CDS encoding GNAT family N-acetyltransferase produces the protein MKISLLNKNDKEKAKSLWGYAFETDEPFYSWYFDNVYDENNCVGIYDDELVSYLQLNPYNLKLNNNIFPCSYVVGVISAPEYRNKGAMKKLLPKALEEMNNKGHAISILMPFDTKFYSTYGWELSYSQLKYHVPIDVIKGLKNKSGDFKKVKIGSSTDSLNEIYESYLCKYNGYVKRDNIEWEYIMREIDSYGGYMYLLTIDNKPCGYIFYYIENKTLNIREMAYTNLEGMGALFNFIYSHTSQVKYVDWPAPIGDNLYLFIKDTIKPEFTNDIRVHPFMCTRVINVKNAIENCIFENDAEFIFTVDDTYAPWNNHTYKVIVNDTKAKVIMIDPIHSQFSCNINTFSQLFFGSIDIYEAIFLNKVNVTDESGIHEFNKVFYKKNNFINEYF, from the coding sequence ATGAAAATTAGTCTATTAAATAAAAATGATAAAGAGAAGGCTAAAAGTTTATGGGGTTATGCCTTTGAAACGGATGAACCCTTTTATAGTTGGTATTTTGATAATGTATATGATGAGAATAATTGTGTAGGAATTTATGATGATGAATTAGTTTCATATTTACAGCTAAATCCCTACAATTTAAAATTGAATAATAATATTTTCCCATGTTCCTATGTGGTAGGAGTAATATCTGCACCAGAATACAGGAACAAGGGCGCTATGAAAAAACTACTTCCTAAGGCACTAGAAGAAATGAACAACAAGGGGCACGCCATATCTATTCTCATGCCCTTTGATACTAAATTCTATAGTACTTATGGATGGGAGCTTTCCTATAGTCAATTAAAATACCATGTTCCCATAGATGTAATTAAGGGACTTAAAAATAAATCTGGTGATTTTAAAAAAGTTAAAATTGGCAGTTCTACAGATTCATTAAATGAAATTTATGAAAGTTATTTATGTAAATACAATGGATATGTTAAAAGGGATAATATAGAGTGGGAATACATTATGCGTGAGATAGATTCCTATGGTGGGTATATGTATCTACTAACTATAGATAATAAGCCTTGTGGATATATATTTTACTATATAGAAAACAAGACATTAAACATAAGGGAGATGGCTTATACTAACTTAGAAGGTATGGGAGCTTTATTTAATTTCATATATTCACATACATCTCAAGTAAAGTATGTGGATTGGCCTGCTCCTATAGGAGATAATCTTTATCTATTTATAAAGGATACTATAAAGCCTGAATTCACTAACGATATTAGGGTACATCCTTTCATGTGCACAAGGGTTATAAATGTTAAAAATGCCATAGAAAATTGTATATTTGAAAATGATGCTGAGTTTATTTTCACTGTAGATGATACTTATGCTCCTTGGAATAATCATACTTACAAAGTAATTGTAAATGATACTAAAGCTAAGGTCATCATGATAGATCCTATCCATTCTCAATTTTCATGTAATATAAATACTTTCTCTCAACTATTCTTTGGAAGTATAGATATTTATGAAGCCATATTTTTAAATAAGGTAAACGTGACAGACGAATCAGGAATTCATGAGTTTAACAAGGTTTTTTATAAAAAGAATAATTTTATAAATGAATATTTTTAA
- a CDS encoding recombinase family protein, producing MNCAVYVRVSTEKEIQDSSMAHQEKFFQKYVREKGLTIYKIYKDRESACSLKNRVGLKKLIKDSEEKKFNIVLTKSISRFARNTLEGLTIIRQFKEKNIRFITIEDSFDSDEYDEFTFTILLSLAQKESEKISERISFGKLCRAKEGHFNGSIVPYGYMKLDKNTILPKEDISTLVVKKIFDMYASGEGLASIARNLNNNKYPTPSQSRGIIQKNKWHESTIRNILSNEFYIGNLIQNRSKNKNLLTKKRYKKEKNEFIYKLKTHQPIIDEDLFYEVQKKLRNNKYKKCPNTSLFSNKLYCQKCGCKMYYRKNADRYLCSTYIKKGKHICSGVSIKEDRIKEKFIDEIKDGILTKISYYDNQEIEKTIKNIDENIETIKNRQNKLVDYLLDVVIDENTYKVKSSILEREIELLKKEREGISKIIKDSDKICTIDKEFISRYVKRIVVSKENIEIEYRVNL from the coding sequence ATGAATTGTGCTGTATATGTAAGGGTATCTACAGAAAAAGAGATACAAGATAGCAGTATGGCACATCAAGAAAAATTTTTTCAAAAGTATGTGAGAGAAAAGGGCCTTACCATATATAAAATATATAAGGATAGGGAAAGTGCCTGTAGTTTAAAAAATAGGGTGGGGTTAAAAAAACTAATAAAAGATAGTGAAGAGAAAAAATTTAACATAGTTCTTACGAAGAGCATTTCTCGATTTGCCAGGAATACCTTAGAAGGATTAACTATAATAAGACAATTTAAAGAGAAAAATATAAGATTTATAACTATAGAAGATAGTTTTGATTCAGATGAATATGATGAATTTACTTTTACCATACTATTATCCTTAGCTCAAAAGGAATCGGAAAAAATTAGTGAAAGAATTTCCTTTGGGAAATTGTGTAGGGCAAAGGAAGGTCACTTTAATGGAAGTATAGTACCCTATGGGTATATGAAATTAGATAAAAATACTATTTTGCCAAAGGAGGACATTAGTACATTAGTGGTTAAAAAGATATTTGATATGTATGCAAGTGGAGAAGGTCTAGCATCTATTGCAAGGAATCTTAATAATAATAAATATCCTACCCCTTCACAAAGTAGGGGAATAATACAAAAAAATAAGTGGCATGAGAGTACCATAAGAAATATATTATCTAATGAATTCTATATAGGAAATTTAATACAAAATAGAAGTAAGAATAAAAATTTATTAACAAAAAAAAGGTATAAAAAGGAAAAAAATGAATTTATATATAAGCTAAAAACTCATCAACCTATAATAGATGAAGATCTATTTTATGAGGTACAGAAGAAATTAAGGAATAATAAATATAAGAAATGTCCAAATACTAGCCTATTCTCAAATAAATTATATTGCCAAAAATGTGGTTGTAAAATGTATTATAGAAAAAATGCTGACAGATATTTGTGTAGTACTTATATTAAAAAGGGAAAGCATATTTGTTCTGGAGTATCTATAAAAGAAGATAGGATAAAAGAAAAATTCATAGATGAAATTAAGGATGGGATTTTAACAAAAATTTCATATTATGATAATCAGGAAATAGAAAAAACTATTAAAAATATAGATGAAAATATAGAAACCATTAAAAATAGACAAAATAAATTAGTAGATTATCTATTAGATGTAGTAATAGACGAGAATACTTATAAAGTGAAAAGCTCTATTTTAGAAAGGGAAATAGAATTATTAAAAAAAGAAAGAGAAGGAATTTCTAAAATAATAAAAGATAGTGATAAAATTTGTACCATTGATAAAGAATTTATCAGTAGGTATGTAAAAAGAATAGTTGTATCTAAAGAAAATATAGAAATTGAATATAGGGTAAATCTTTAA
- a CDS encoding metal-sensing transcriptional repressor: MACNNCNDERTVNYRDKEIEKKLVSRLNKVEGQIRGIKGMIEKGIYCDDILIQISAVQSAMKGVSKILFENHVKTCILDKMKEDEQVAVDELLNSINRMMK; the protein is encoded by the coding sequence ATGGCATGTAATAATTGTAATGATGAGAGAACAGTAAACTATAGGGACAAGGAAATTGAAAAGAAATTAGTAAGTAGATTAAATAAGGTAGAAGGACAAATTAGAGGTATAAAGGGCATGATAGAAAAGGGAATCTATTGTGATGATATTTTAATTCAAATATCTGCAGTTCAATCGGCCATGAAGGGTGTAAGCAAGATTTTGTTTGAAAATCATGTGAAAACTTGTATCTTAGATAAGATGAAAGAAGATGAACAGGTTGCAGTAGATGAACTTTTAAACAGCATAAATAGAATGATGAAATAA
- the htrA gene encoding serine protease HtrA — protein sequence MTENNYSNLYEEQMESTQEVDNNDGIYRKNNKKRNNKNFKLITIIIISALIGGLISSYIMPVFIFGKIIPYPDNYFGNDTKEIIQVDNANTEFLVSAIAKKAMPSVVGITTEIVQRDYWLGERKAQGVGTGVVVHSRGYILTNAHVINNGNAEKVNVLFYDGTKTEGQILWQDPVLDLAVLKVDNVNLVAAELGDSTDLEVGEVAVAIGNPLGLQFERTVTSGIISGLERRIDISEYDSIEGLIQTDASINEGNSGGPLLNSKGQVIGINTAKIKTAEGLGFAVPINVAKPIIEQFIKNGQYEKVYMGIRGMEVDRFERAIGVDIEAEKGVYIVEVILDSPAAKGGLTSGDVIQSIENENISSMSEVSRILYKYRPGDTINMKILRDGKEKEVSIKLQKSPKGYYNEK from the coding sequence ATGACTGAAAATAACTATTCAAATCTTTATGAAGAACAGATGGAATCCACCCAAGAAGTTGATAATAATGATGGAATATACAGAAAGAACAATAAGAAAAGAAATAATAAAAATTTTAAATTAATTACTATAATAATAATCTCAGCTTTAATTGGAGGATTAATTTCAAGTTATATAATGCCCGTATTCATATTTGGAAAAATAATACCATATCCAGATAATTATTTCGGAAATGACACAAAGGAAATTATACAAGTGGATAATGCTAATACGGAGTTTTTAGTATCTGCTATAGCTAAAAAGGCCATGCCATCTGTTGTGGGTATAACTACAGAAATTGTACAAAGGGACTATTGGCTTGGAGAGAGAAAAGCACAAGGGGTAGGTACAGGAGTAGTAGTGCATTCTAGAGGGTATATACTTACTAATGCCCATGTAATAAATAATGGAAATGCAGAGAAAGTAAATGTTTTATTTTATGATGGAACTAAGACAGAAGGTCAAATTCTGTGGCAAGATCCTGTATTAGATTTAGCCGTACTTAAAGTGGATAATGTAAATTTAGTGGCAGCAGAATTAGGAGATTCTACGGACTTAGAAGTTGGAGAAGTGGCTGTAGCTATAGGAAATCCATTGGGATTACAATTTGAAAGAACTGTTACATCTGGTATTATAAGTGGACTTGAAAGAAGGATTGATATAAGCGAATATGATTCTATAGAAGGTCTAATTCAAACAGATGCATCAATAAATGAAGGAAATAGTGGTGGACCCTTACTAAATTCTAAAGGACAAGTAATTGGTATAAATACTGCAAAAATTAAAACTGCAGAAGGCCTAGGATTTGCAGTGCCTATAAATGTGGCAAAACCCATCATTGAACAGTTTATAAAAAACGGCCAATATGAGAAGGTATATATGGGAATAAGGGGAATGGAAGTAGATCGATTTGAAAGGGCAATAGGTGTAGATATAGAGGCTGAAAAAGGGGTATATATAGTAGAAGTTATACTTGATTCACCAGCTGCTAAAGGAGGCCTTACTTCAGGCGATGTAATACAGTCTATTGAAAATGAAAATATAAGCAGTATGAGTGAAGTATCACGAATATTATACAAGTATAGGCCTGGGGATACTATAAATATGAAAATCCTAAGGGACGGAAAAGAAAAGGAAGTAAGTATAAAATTACAAAAGAGTCCTAAGGGTTACTATAACGAAAAATAA